In Haematobia irritans isolate KBUSLIRL chromosome 1, ASM5000362v1, whole genome shotgun sequence, a genomic segment contains:
- the LOC142235384 gene encoding uncharacterized protein LOC142235384, giving the protein MYTILENSHKTKDNLQKTLFTYIEHFQQKVLNILIKHKHNLLKNYNDEEENVKRSLNQRLSNEESSELWKKQGENIQKIKEKSKEIQKAKFNKLRDKQKSDLDIKINEKWFVNKTSTEFPDDIKWLLSLGPKFGLPTQKDDFPLFKYIADGENLIQTHTNKEQQERARTKFATSLENHLNKMNLNGRDRFVSNTVDRTRKFLKTHKNISILNADKGKVTVAMEKRDYKDRMQKIVGDIMSYQRLNKDPTQGLQKKNNEIVDELFKNNIISESEKRRMKTEIATAPRLYGVPKIHKDNFPLRPICSSVNAPSAAMSKFLVNILKKLTTGSKYNIKDSVQFRNKIKDMTIKHDEKLISFDVVSLFPSVPVDLAIRIIEERWDEIEAHTNMTKALFIKTLKFCIIDNRYFKYDDKIYRQKKGLPMGSPASPIIADILMERLLDSCMQKLTIRPKFITKYVDDLFAIVKETEIEKTLTTLNSYHNNIRFTMELEQQQKLPYLDLLIIRDKEKLTMDWYQKNTASGRIMNFFSNHPKQIIINTAKNLIQRALTISDQQFQQKNKKKLHDILEYNNFPPNIIKKLIANYKPSSEQTDDNKDPKSYKSLTYIPTISERIAKSDIFDTNKYNLAHKSNNTLKNLFTNTKDNIPLSETPNVIYEIPCDGKSKEKCQMIYIGTTKNKLKTRLSGHKSDIKIRNNNSKLQKTALATHCAATNHQPNFDRVRVLQRESNTSKRYTLEMLHINNVPTTRRINYKTDTDNIAHIYRQMICRNDGKKNNAQVA; this is encoded by the coding sequence ATGTACACTATCTTGGaaaattcacataaaaccaaagATAACTTACAAAAAACCTTATTCACATACATAGAACATTTCcaacaaaaagttttaaacattttgataaaacacaAACATAACTTACTTAAGAACTACAACGACGAAGAGGAAAACGTAAAAAGGAGTTTAAATCAACGCCTCTCCAATGAAGAAAGCAGTGAACTTTGGAAAAAACAAGGGgaaaacatacaaaaaataaaagaaaaatcaaaaGAGATACAAAAGGCTAAATTCAATAAACTGAGAGATAAACAAAAATCTGATCTTGAcataaaaataaacgaaaaatggtTCGTCAATAAAACAAGTACTGAATTCCCAGATGACATAAAGTGGCTTCTCTCACTTGGGCCAAAATTCGGTCTACCGACACAGAAAGATGATTTCCCACTTTTTAAATACATAGCTGATGGAGAAAACTTAATACAAACACACACCAACAAGGAACAACAAGAACGAGCcagaacaaaatttgctacatcaCTAGAAAATCATCTCAACAAAATGAACCTGAACGGAAGAGATAGATTTGTTTCGAACACAGTGGACAGAACCAGGAAATTCTTGAAAACTCACAAGAATATCTCAATCCTGAACGCAGATAAGGGTAAAGTAACTGTGGCTATGGAGAAAAGAGACTACAAAGACAGAATGCAAAAAATAGTAGGGGATATTATGTCCTACCAAAGGCTAAACAAGGACCCAACACAAGgcctacaaaagaaaaacaacgaAATAGTAGATGAACTTTTCAAGAATAATATCATTTCTGAATCTGAAAAACGAAGAATGAAGACGGAAATTGCAACTGCCCCTAGACTATACGGCGTACCAAAAATACACAAAGACAATTTCCCATTAAGGCCGATATGTTCGTCGGTAAACGCACCATCAGCAGCAATGAGTAAATTCCTGGTaaatatactgaaaaaactTACCACGGGatctaaatataatataaaggaCTCGGTACAATTTAGAAATAAGATCAAAGATATGACTATAAAACACGACGAAAAACTGATATCGTTTGATGTGGTGTCACTTTTTCCCAGTGTACCGGTGGACCTCGCCATCAGGATTATAGAAGAAAGATGGGACGAAATAGAAGCACACACAAATATGACAAAGGCATTATTCATAAagacattgaaattttgtataatagacAACAGATATTTCAAATACGACGACAAGATatatagacaaaagaaaggtttaCCGATGGGATCACCAGCCTCTCCAATTATCGCTGACATATTAATGGAGAGACTACTAGACAGCTGTATGCAAAAACTGACAATAAGACCGAAGTTCATAACGAAATACGTGGATGATTTATTTGCAATCGTCAAGGAAACGGAAATAGAAAAAACGCTGACAACACTTAACAGTTATCACAACAATATCCGGTTTACAATGGAGctagaacaacaacaaaaattgccGTATTTAGATTTATTAATCATCAGGGACAAAGAAAAACTTACAATGGACTGGTACCAAAAAAACACAGCTTCTGGAAGAATTATGAACTTCTTCTCAAACCATCCAAAACAGATAATAATAAATACAGCAAAAAACCTAATCCAAAGAGCACTAACTATCAGCGATCAACAattccaacaaaaaaacaagaaaaaactaCACGATATCTTGGAATACAACAATTTTCCCCCGAACATCATAAAAAAGTTAATAGCGAATTACAAGCCTTCATCAGAACAGACGGACGATAACAAAGATCCAAAATCATACAAATCGTTGACATACATACCAACGATCTCAGAAAGGATAGCAAAGTCCgatattttcgatacaaataaatacAACTTGGCTCATAAATCCAACAATACACTAAAAAATCTTTTTACCAATACCAAAGACAACATCCCCTTATCCGAAACCCCAAACGTCATTTATGAGATTCCGTGCGATGGAAAATCAAAAGAAAAGTGTCAGATGATATATATAGGAACtaccaaaaacaaattaaaaacaagattaTCAGGACATAAATCCGACATAAAAATACGGAATAACAACAGCAAGCTACAAAAAACTGCGCTAGCGACACACTGTGCAGCAACAAACCACCAACCAAACTTTGATAGAGTTCGTGTTTTACAACGAGAGAGCAACACGAGCAAAAGATACACCTTAGAAATGTTACACATCAACAACGTACCAACAACGAGGAGAATAAATTACAAAACGGACACGGACAACATCGCTCACATATACAGACAAATGATATGCAGAAACGATGGGAAAAAGAACAACGCGCAGGTTGCATAG
- the LOC142235391 gene encoding uncharacterized protein LOC142235391: protein MNLNGRDRFVSNTVDRTRKFLKTHKNISILNADKGNVTVAMEKRDYKDRMQKIVGDIMSYQRLNKDPTQGLQKKNNEIVDELFKNNIISESEKRRMKTEIATAPRLYGVPKIHKDNFPLRPICSSVNAPSAAMSKFLVNILKKLTTGSKYNIKDSVQFRNKIKDMTIKHDEKLISFDVVSLFPSVPVDLAIRIIEERWDEIEAHTNMTKALFIKTLKFCIIDNRYFKYDDKIYRQKKGLPMGSPASPIIADILMERLLDSCMQKLTIRPKFITKYVDDLFAIVKETEIEKTLTTLNSYHNNIRFTMELEQQQKLPYLDLLIIRDKEKLTMDWYQKNTASGRIMNFFSNHPKQIIINTAKNLIQRALTISDQQFQQKNKKKLHDILEYNNFPPNIIKKLIANYKPSSEQTDDNKDPKSYKSLTYIPTISERIAKSDIFDTNKYNLAHKSNNTLKNLFTNTKDNIPLSETPNVIYEIPCDGKSKEKCQMIYIGTTKNKLKTRLSGHKSDIKIRNNNSKLQKTALATHCAATNHQPNFDRVRVLQRESNTSKRYTLEMLHINNVPTTRRINYKTDTDNIAHIYRQMICRNDGKKNNAQVA from the coding sequence ATGAACCTGAACGGAAGAGATAGATTTGTTTCGAACACAGTGGACAGAACCAGGAAATTCTTGAAAACTCACAAGAATATCTCAATCCTGAACGCAGATAAGGGTAACGTAACTGTGGCTATGGAGAAAAGAGACTACAAAGACAGAATGCAAAAAATAGTAGGGGATATTATGTCCTACCAAAGGCTAAACAAGGACCCAACACAAGgcctacaaaagaaaaacaacgaAATAGTAGATGAACTTTTCAAGAATAATATCATTTCTGAATCTGAAAAACGAAGAATGAAGACGGAAATTGCAACTGCCCCTAGACTATACGGCGTACCAAAAATACACAAAGACAATTTCCCATTAAGGCCGATATGTTCGTCGGTAAACGCACCATCAGCAGCAATGAGTAAATTCCTGGTaaatatactgaaaaaactTACCACGGGatctaaatataatataaaggaCTCGGTACAATTTAGAAATAAGATCAAAGATATGACTATAAAACACGACGAAAAACTGATATCGTTTGATGTGGTGTCACTTTTTCCCAGTGTACCGGTGGACCTCGCCATCAGGATTATAGAAGAAAGATGGGACGAAATAGAAGCACACACAAATATGACAAAGGCATTATTCATAAagacattgaaattttgtataatagacAACAGATATTTCAAATACGACGACAAGATatatagacaaaagaaaggtttaCCGATGGGATCACCAGCCTCTCCAATTATCGCTGACATATTAATGGAGAGACTACTAGACAGCTGTATGCAAAAACTGACAATAAGACCGAAGTTCATAACGAAATACGTGGATGATTTATTTGCAATCGTCAAGGAAACGGAAATAGAAAAAACGCTGACAACACTTAACAGTTATCACAACAATATCCGGTTTACAATGGAGctagaacaacaacaaaaattgccGTATTTAGATTTATTAATCATCAGGGACAAAGAAAAACTTACAATGGACTGGTACCAAAAAAACACAGCTTCTGGAAGAATTATGAACTTCTTCTCAAACCATCCAAAACAGATAATAATAAATACAGCAAAAAACCTAATCCAAAGAGCACTAACTATCAGCGATCAACAattccaacaaaaaaacaagaaaaaactaCACGATATCTTGGAATACAACAATTTTCCCCCGAACATCATAAAAAAGTTAATAGCGAATTACAAGCCTTCATCAGAACAGACGGACGATAACAAAGATCCAAAATCATACAAATCGTTGACATACATACCAACGATCTCAGAAAGGATAGCAAAGTCCgatattttcgatacaaataaatacAACTTGGCTCATAAATCCAACAATACACTAAAAAATCTTTTTACCAATACCAAAGACAACATCCCCTTATCCGAAACCCCAAACGTCATTTATGAGATTCCGTGCGATGGAAAATCAAAAGAAAAGTGTCAGATGATATATATAGGAACtaccaaaaacaaattaaaaacaagattaTCAGGACATAAATCCGACATAAAAATACGGAATAACAACAGCAAGCTACAAAAAACTGCGCTAGCGACACACTGTGCAGCAACAAACCACCAACCAAACTTTGATAGAGTTCGTGTTTTACAACGAGAGAGCAACACGAGCAAAAGATACACCTTAGAAATGTTACACATCAACAACGTACCAACAACGAGGAGAATAAATTACAAAACGGACACGGACAACATCGCTCACATATACAGACAAATGATATGCAGAAACGATGGGAAAAAGAACAACGCGCAGGTTGCATAG